In the Hirundo rustica isolate bHirRus1 chromosome 2, bHirRus1.pri.v3, whole genome shotgun sequence genome, GaatatttccttctctctctgtgcTTGGTAGCTAACAGTGATATAAAGCTGCTGTTGAAGAGCAGTAGCAAGCACTACAACACACAGAGAAGACACATGCAGCCACAACATTTTCAGACACAATATGGCTTTATGAGTTAAATCTAATGGTCAGTCCACAAATTAAGTGGTTTCCTTCAAAGTAAGTCTGAAGTCCTATTTCCATGAGTATTATTAGGATGGAGTTGTTATTCAGGATGAAAGTCTTTacctataaaaaaaaaaaaaaaaaaatcacacctgGAAAAGATGAAAGGTAATTTTCCATTGTGGTAGTTTACTTTCCCAGACCTGAATTGGTGTGGTCTCTTTTTAGCAGAGGATAAATTGCCATTGCCATACATTTGAAGTAAGAAATAGTTACCTGATGCTAATGTACGGGCAGATGCTGTGTGAGGCAGCTGTCGGTGGGAACCAGCAAATTGGACCTCTTAATTGCTGATTTGAAAAGCTAAGAATAGGTGCTATTTCAGTGTACACAATTCCTCCAGACATGTTTAAACTGTTAAGTTTATAGATGGATAACACTGATGCCTTTTACATGCTAAAAtcatttatatttgtttttaaaccacTTCTCAGTTGccctttaaaataaacacaataagAAATTGCTGTAGCTGGTAGCATTGGCTCTCTTAGGGCTCTGGCAATAAGAGCACAACTCTCCTTAGGAGAGCAGCAAACCCAACAAGGGAGCAATCTTCTCTAACAGAAGGACATTTTGATTATTTCACTCTGTGCAACCTGCCAATTTGCCTTACTAATCTTCTCAGTTTGCTCACAAAGATTCAACTTGGTTTTTACACAAGCCAGTGAAGACTGGCTTTAGCTTGGGTGGAACCAAAAATAAGACAGCATGGAACACTTCTCTACGGTTTAATCTGGGAgttgagtttaaaaaaaactgttttcaaagtGCTTCTAGTTAAAACTGTAGACAGGTTCAATCAAATAAGCAGCAGTAAACACCTGGCCAGGAGGCCGCAGAGCCACCAGCTCTGAGCCCAGCAAACCTGGGTCTGTGCCAAGCAGATCCACGAAGGCAACCCTGGGCGCGCTTGGCTTTTGGGTGCAGGGTGTTCCACCTTTGATACTGCAGCAGTGAAGCTCCTGAAGAAATGACAGAGCTGCCAGATCCTGAAGAGCAGTCACTGCATGGCCTTGACCACCGGAGCCAAAGCACAGCGGGGGCCCTCGGGTCACTTGGCCTCCCCGCGCAGACGCAGCGAGAGAAGGACGCACCAGTGCCATCGCCGGCAGCCCGCAAGGGAACAGCGGTAGCTGGCAGGGGATGGAAACTCGGTCACTGGCAAATGAAACACTTTCACTAGCAAATGCTTTAAGCTTCAAGTAGGTGCGCCCGCAACTTGAACCTGCAGAAACTGCCTGAGATGGCATTTTCACTGAGGTTGTAAAACACACATATCCTCACTACAGTAAACCAAGAAGTAGACAGTGTatcaaaactcaaaaaaaaaaaaaaaaatcagtagtaCAGGAAACCAAACTAAAATACCGGCTATTTGAGCTATTTAGCAGCCATCTGTAAACAACAAAGGTGGCTAATTAGTGTGCCTGATTAAATTTCAGCAAATTCTTCATGACTTAATTCTACAGATACTGTGATTGTGCTTCCTTATTTGTGACTTTGGTACGCTCCCTTCATGTTTCTAGTTAGGACTGTGAAACAAGAACAGACACTCTGCTTCTCTGACACACAACTGGAGGAGACAGCCCTTAAGCTCTGGAATACTGAGAGAAAGACCACTCCCAAAATCCTTCCCAGGTTTCACGCACCATTCTGAGCAACACGACCCTGGCAACAGAATCAGTGTCACACGGATTAAATTAGGCGTAGAATGCAGACAACTAGTAAAGCTAATAACCCAAATAGCTTCTTATGGAATCCTGCCAATTTAATTTAAGGTGCTCTCTAATAATCTCAGGTATGAATGATAAGCTTGAAGGAATCAACCTTGCAGGAAGATATGGCCTGAAGAGTCAACCCCTCTTTACCACCCTTCACAGCTACCCAGACTTAAGGCCACCCTACTTATCCTGCACGCAAGTACAGTACCCGGAGTTTCTCCGTATCATCCGGCCTCAATCCACAGCTCAAAAGAGCAACTGTACTTCGGCTATAGCAAGAGACAACATAGGGACACCCATTTGTGCTAAGTTTGCAGAGGACACACATAGGATAAAAATGCATCTATTTGATTCTTAACAATTATTTCATTAGGGTGCAGGTTATGTGGCAAGTAATGAGCCACAGACATTTCCCAAGCATCCACAAAGTGCACAGCAATTCCTGAGAACATTTTCCTCATGACAGAATCGAGCTGAAAGGAATACCAGTCACTGTTGAAGAGGCTCACTTCCGGCCCGAGCTCCTGAACGTTAGCGGTTCTGATGACGATCGAAGTCTTGGGGCTGCGCTCCAGCAGCTGAACGACGGCCCTGCGGATGTTCCTGAGCCGCCGGATGTACACTTCCACGGGGAAGGTGCTGAAGTGGGACCATATGGTTATGGCTACGACGGTGTTCCTGCCGCCCACGATATTGTTGAGCTCGTTGGCGATGTAGCGCAGCTCGCTGGTGAACACCGTCGAGAAGCGGATGGGCGGCCCGTGGCAGCGGAACTGCAGCAGGATGTTGTGCTTCAGGTCCACGGACATGAAAGGACCCACGTTCTTAGGGCTCCCCAGGTTAAATTCCACTAGATCTGAAAGCCCAGGAGCAAGCGTTAGTGAAAGACGGTGCAAGGACTTTTAAACTGTCCAGATGCTTAGACCACAGGGCAAAGCAGGAGTAGATGCGGAAATCTGAACATATTTCAAAGAACTCTGAACAGAAGGTGAGCATCATTTTTCAGAGTGGAGTTTGTGGGTGTTGAAATGTGCACGACAGCACATTTGGATTTCATAAGGCTGTCAATGCCTTTTCCAAGTTTCCCAAACTATTTCCTTCTCTcatgtaaaaaagaaatttttcaagCAGTCATTGTTACTCTCTGAATCCAGGGTTCACAAGAACCCTTCTAGCAATTTTAAGACTCCATTAAATTTAAAGATTACTTCAAGTTTTTTGAATTAAGGCAGCTCAAAGACTGTATTCCAACACAACTGAAGTGCTTCAGGGGAAAGGGATGAGGGAGGCAGGAATATTTAATCGGCAACTGAAATTCTTCTATTTAAGTAACTTGAATAAGAAAAGGGCCCCAAAACCTATGAACAGCAATGGAGGTAATTTGCTACTTCATTCCAAAACCTCTCCTGTGACTGAGATGCTGCAAGGCCTTCAAGAGGCAACCCAAGTGACTTCCTGCCATGCCTCCTGGGGTGGCCACTTTAACTCACAACCACAGCAGCAGTCCCATTACAAGGACAACTTCACAGATACCTGGTGGCCCCACTCACAAGACCAAGGTGTTTCCAGTGTCTGCTCAAACATTTGACTGTCTGCCAGGGCTTCTGAtgaggttttctttcctcttcctttgttttgtcACTGTCACTCAGTAAAACCAGCTCTCTGTCTGAGATGTGAGAAATAAGGCTTTGTAAAGGTCCTTAAGGACAAagctaaataagaaaaaattacctGGAACAAATGCTGTCAAATATTCAAACCACTGCCTTATTGTAGAGTCTCCAAACAAGTGGATTACTTTTCCTTGTAAGCACTCTGTTATATCATCTGATTTGTTAAAATTATGGATCCAATGTGTTCTGGACCTCCACTGGTCTTCATAATAATAACCAGAAGGGGAAGCTGTGGGATCTTCAGCTCTGTCCATACTGCTTGaatctggaagagaaaaatccttTGAAACTAACATGCAACCAAAGCAGCCTCCATAAATCTTCACGGACACGTAGCCAGTCAGCGCTGACGAGAGCTGGGTGGCCGATAATGGTTCAACCTGGTTTAAATTACACGGTGTCCCTGCCGCTAATGTCCAATCGTACCCGACACCTGTCTCCCTGCGCTGGAAGCGCTCAGCGCTGGGTTCGCCCGGCAGGGAGGAGCGGAAGCAGCGAGAGCAGCGCAGCATCTTCCCCGTCCCGGGCGGATCCCGGCGCGGTGCCGCGGCgctctgctgccctccagcGGCCGGCCCGCGCGCCGCAGCGCTGCCCGGCGGGACACCACCCCGCGGGGACAACCTGCAAACACCCAGAGGAACGTCCAAAAAACACCCACCGAACCCCCAAACAGACTACAACCACCACCCAAAAACTACTTCTATGGAGTAACGCGTATCCTGGCACTCTAGAAGAGTAAAGTCTGAACCAGAAGGCCTCCAAACCCAGAAAATGCCAGAATTAAAGCTATGAccaaaaatgctttatttgcCATTTGAATATGGTAATTATGAGAGTCTCTAATTCCATGGATTTCGTACTTTCTCTCTGCTATCTAGCCCCATGCCCATTTACTGCCTGGGACAGGCAGCCTCCTGAGGAGCAAATACACACCAGGGAAGCTCGGTTCCACAGGATGCCTTTTTAACTTGCAGAAGCTGAACACCACCTTGCAAGCAAAGGTATCAGAATTACAGGAGATTACAGAAAGGGAAACTGCAACCTCATGGTTATATCAGCCAAATATTGCATCTTTCTCTCAGTAACCAGGGTGATATTGGCACAGCAAAGTTCTGCGAGGCTGTTTCACGTTCCTCCTTCGCCATTTGTGTATTCAAATAGCTGAATGAGCACGGACATCTTCCCCAGCCCCAACaccagctgctggaagcagacACTTACAGCTGTCTAAACACTTCTACTCACCTTGGTGTGGAGACTGCTAAGAACAGTCCATGCCCTGTCATAACTTATAGCTGTTTGATAGAGCACACCTTGCTGTGGCCAAAATCATGCCAGGGACTGTTCAAATTATGTAAAAGTATGGAATTCCAGGGCCCAAAAGCACCCTCTGATAGATGCTTCCTTTTAACACAGAGAGAACCAACCATAACCATCTTTCCTAACAAGCATTTTTAATTGCTCTTTTTCTATTCAAGCCTCTGCATGTTGTATTAGTAGATGTTAATAACCTCAGTGGTTAGAGGATGTCAACCTCCTTAGACCTCACAGGGACACTAAAAAGCAAACCACTGTTCTGTTTGTATAACACAAATAATATAATCACAATTACCACTGAACAAAGCCATCAGAAAATTCTATCTGTGGATGATTCTTTAAATCTGACAGCaggaacaaggaagaaaaaaaaaaaaaaaacccaactaataATGTGGACTCATCCAATATTTATaaacagcaaaaaggaaaaaaaagtcttcacaTGGTCATGCAGTTAAAGGCTTATTCTTAATGTGAATTCACAACTTGAGTTTGTTTGATTCTAAGTTTTGATGTAAAAGCAATTCAATATTTTACCTtttacgtgtgtgtgtgtgtatatatatataaaaaaaaaacagtggtACCAGAACAAGTTTTTGGTGCCCCATAGTAAATCAGCATTTCAAGTCTGTGCAGAGTATCATGCCAGTTTTGGCCCAGAATTCAGAATTGGCCCTTACTTTGAGATTTTATAGACGAGAATAAAAGCCCCAATCTGAAGTTAAAAACCAAGGATAGAAATAACTtgtatttcataaaaaaaataggttttaaaaAACTTGATCTACATTTAACaccacacagaaaaatgtggaCAAAAAGAACAACAGAACAACGAGTTTGCCTGTACCATCAGTCCTAACAAATCCATACAATCATGAGCATTATACCAATAAGTTCAGTTTATTTATTCAGAGACTGCTGTACTTGAAAGGAATTTCCCTGAGGAAATGTGCTACACCTATCAACACTTTTTAACCCAGAATTAATCCTCAGTACATTGTAGGCAGGTTTTGATCATTCATAGGTGCTGGAAGAAGGGTGACAATCAAATTTTGAATTTGCAGCAGTTTCTGTCAGGAAATATACAAGATAAAAATAGCTACAAAAACACATCAGCTAAAGgatctggaaaaagaaaagggggggagggagggtAAAATGCTACAAGCCCAGTAgcagaactgtatttttttagcAAACAGTGaaactaaaagaaagaaatgctgtaAATTGCCTTCTCTTCAGACTTCCTTGCTCAGGTCAGTAACTCTAGCTCAAAAGTCTCCTAGaaccttaagaaaaaaaaatatggaaagttTTCATTTAAGAAATAATTCTCTGTGTATCACATTTTATTTAGAAGCATAAAAAGCTTGcatttggatatgaaagagatAAAAACCTCTGAGTTTACTTTAGTACAGACTGTGTTCTGTTCATAGAAAGGGCACAGAACAACTAGAATGGTAGGTTCTGACATCCTGTGGTAACACAAATTATAGCAATACTTGAATGCAAGTTATCAAATCTGCTAGGCAACATTCTTAACATAGGAAGAAATTAAGAAACATCAGACAGCTGTTTTCATCAGATTGAGAGTTTGGTAAGCAGTTATTCTAAGACATTTTACAGTGTAAGTAAATGCTAGGAgaaatgaaagacatttttgGCAAGAGAACAAGCTTCtctcttgattttctttctgctaaAAATCCCATTTATGTATGTAATTTTGGAAAAAGATTTTCATGATTTCTGAACTTGTATTACAGTTGACACCCAAGGGCCTTCATCATCTCAACAGAAATCTGATACTGATATTTTTGCcatgctaaaaaaaaccccaaattattATTTGATGCCTGTGGCtctttttataaatttaattatGAATTACAAACAAGAATCTTAAGCAGTTTACTTTACCTGCAAATGCCTTGGGCTTTACGATGACTGAATCAGGTCCACTGGAGAGTATCGGCCTTTTGATGTTCACATCACTTGAACAAAAAATGAACACAGCAATATTTGTAAAAGTTACTATGAAACTTAAAGGTAATATTaatctcattattttttcttactccACTTCAAATAAGCACACAGTATTACAAATTTTTACTCTAAGTTTACCCTGCTGAATTCACTCTGCATTTACTTTGAGACCACCATCTCATTCTGAATCCAAATTCAAAATTTCATGGCACTGACACAAATCTTGTGCACACGTGTACCAAAACAAATCTCAATAAAGCAATCAAACGGTCAGAGGTTGGAACTTCCTGCAACTGCAGGAAGCTTTTGGGGATTTGCCCCAAAGATGTTCCCAGCTTGCAGAACATGTGGTGACAAACCCACTGCAAGGGTACAGGgccgcagcagcagctctcagctgaCTAATACTGAGCTCTTGTTCTGTCTTTTGCTACTGTTTTGAAGAGAACCCTtggctaatttttttcttctccatttaaaaaacaaattatttggaATTTCCATAAGCCACTTTGGTCAAGGATCTCAGAGCtgaatgaaacaaacaaacaaacaaacaatcaaaacaaaactagGAAAAACAGCTTTCCCATTCCCATATGGAAACATCACCAATAAATATAAGCTATATTTTACAGGTGGACTGGCAGAGACATAGAAGTCAAAAGACCCACTTACAAACTTGATATGGAAGggccaaaaaaaaattccactgatGCTTACTTTTTATTTCTAGTCTTGGTTATGAACATACACATCTTCTTTCCTAGATTAAGATTATTTGGAGCTGCTACTCTAAAATCTTTCCCAATTTAGACCTCAAGTGAACATAGTACCAAAAGATTTCCCTACAACATCTTTGTTGGAAAGCAAGGCAGTAGCCTACAACTACAACTCTGACACTACACAGTAACTAACTTTATCTAAATTCAGCTGTGTAATTTCATACAGAAGTAGTTCTGTCACGTGTACCCAGGCAATAAGAGATggttggggtatttttttttaatgctgaatgcagaaataaaatatgactGTGAAACTAATTCAGTTTGACACTTGAAGTAACATGCACAGATCATTTCCAATTGCATGGGTATCACTCAGCAATGTGTTCTACCAGgtgttttctttatgaaaagtGTTTCTAAGATTTGAAAGTCATATTGAGCAACAAGGAACACATTTAAGGTAATTTTTGATGAGGACAAAAACAATTggtaatttctgtaaaaataagcCTAAAACCCACACCCTTTTTAGGCAGTCTACATTTGGCCAAAAATACTTCTCAAAGCATTGTTACTGATACTGCAAGTGTAGGtatggaaatagaaaataaggAAGCAGTCCCCCAAACCACCACCAGATTTAGGCAGCATGATCCTGTGAAATTCAGTAGCACAAAAAGAGAACTACATGCCAAGTTTCTTTAAGATTGCTGTCTAAGATTCTTGCAGAGCTGAATGGAGGGGAACAGACTATTCAACAACAAACACCAAACACCAGGTCCTGCAGACACACTCCCCCTCTAAGGCAATTATGCTGTATTTAAGCAATAGGCTAAAGTTtgtataaaaaaaacccaaacaaaacaacctgaCTGAACATATATAAATACAACAACATACACACCTTTGGAAAAAGAGGCTTTCCTCTTGTGTCAGGAGACCTTTCAGATATCCACCTTTGGCATGGCTGATTCGGCTGGCACAGGACAATTTTCGAGGCTTGTAACAGAACCACGGCTCACCTGTGTAGAGATCTGTGAAGTTACAGACTGGGAGACCTCCAGGCAAGCAAACGTTGCACTCTGTAGTTTCTGAATACCTCCCAGACTTGAATGAGCTTTTGAAATAGACTCTGTCTGGCCTCTCCTCTCGTAAGCGCAGGAGGACTTGGACTGCTTCACTCGGATGGACAAGCGACACAGAAACTTTGACCTCTCCTGGCCAAAGCAAGGTAAAGAAGACTTTGTAAAGGCCATTACGGCAATCTACaatccttcctgctgctccagctttcAGCCCGGGAGAGTGAATTCGTGCCTGTAAATAGTCTCCACCATACTGCTTGGGTTTTCCTTGGAAATCCTTCATACGAACGAGTACCTCTAACTGATCACCCACCTTGAAGAACCTGCTGGGTTTCACAATCACAAAGTCACTGTGTGTGGGATCAGTGCTCTGTGCAAAGGCGATTTTGCCATCCGGGGGCTTTGGCCACTGTATTGCAGCAAGCAACGATTCCTGCTCCGCTTGTTCCCTTTTGGACAAGGCCTGCTGCGTGTACCCACAGTAAGGCTTCCTGGTAGTTTTGGTTGTCTGTGACAGAGAGTGCTGGACATTGTTCTCTGTTATCCAATTTGATCCTGAAACTGCGTCATCATCCAGgtgctggggagaaaaagatTACCTGAAGCCGTGCTGTGAAATGAAACACTGTGAGTAATGGATGCTTCGTCAGGAAACGATCCCAAGAACTGGGCTTTGCTTTACAGAGCTTTGAAGCTGACCAAATGAAGCAACTTCACTAGAAGACCCAAATCTATTACTTTGACCACGGGATTTCTAAGGAAACAGGTGGGCAACCGGTGGTTACCCTGCTTTGGCAAACAAGCTTTTAAAGAGATCACATCCAACGTAGGCCAGCGCTTCAGCTACCAGCATACTCTCTAAATACCagcaatgtgaaaaaaaaatgacaaaaggtTGGATGATTAAGTTATAactcatgttttcttttcttctgcagtaaCGCTTTCGTCTTGGAGCGTCATGAAGCGCAGTAGCTGCCCCATGTAATAGAAGGAAATAGGGTTTCTTTGAGAGGTTGCACTGCAGGTTAAGCTGATGCATCCCCTGCACATGCCTTGCAGAGAAGTCTGctgcaagcagcagctgcagtcaTTTATCTGGTCACACTCACATCGCTTCTTGGCTAATTATCTGAAATGCATGTCTCCCTGTAATGTGcacactgaaagaaataaaagaacaaaagccCAGATCCTTGTGGGACAATGAATTCATGAGCCAGGTGGCAAGTAGAACAGCGTAGGACAAGCTAGGACTGAACAGGCAGAGAACCTGCTTGTTTATTTATAAGATATTAAAATCTATATGCAGCTGCTTCTACcaaatgaaacagaaagcaaagcatCCCCTAATCCACGCaagagtttaaaaattaaaatagttgaATACAAAACTCGACTAAGAGAGGgggcttctgctgcagctgaaaaatgtattttgtgcaAAAACATCAGTGtccaaaactgtattt is a window encoding:
- the NXPE3 gene encoding NXPE family member 3 isoform X2 is translated as MWRDSFRLQLFCLLMAVLAIVVLVHNFFQLEHLDDDAVSGSNWITENNVQHSLSQTTKTTRKPYCGYTQQALSKREQAEQESLLAAIQWPKPPDGKIAFAQSTDPTHSDFVIVKPSRFFKVGDQLEVLVRMKDFQGKPKQYGGDYLQARIHSPGLKAGAAGRIVDCRNGLYKVFFTLLWPGEVKVSVSLVHPSEAVQVLLRLREERPDRVYFKSSFKSGRYSETTECNVCLPGGLPVCNFTDLYTGEPWFCYKPRKLSCASRISHAKGGYLKGLLTQEESLFFQSDVNIKRPILSSGPDSVIVKPKAFADSSSMDRAEDPTASPSGYYYEDQWRSRTHWIHNFNKSDDITECLQGKVIHLFGDSTIRQWFEYLTAFVPDLVEFNLGSPKNVGPFMSVDLKHNILLQFRCHGPPIRFSTVFTSELRYIANELNNIVGGRNTVVAITIWSHFSTFPVEVYIRRLRNIRRAVVQLLERSPKTSIVIRTANVQELGPEVSLFNSDW
- the NXPE3 gene encoding NXPE family member 3 isoform X1, which encodes MWRDSFRLQLFCLLMAVLAIVVLVHNFFQLEHLDDDAVSGSNWITENNVQHSLSQTTKTTRKPYCGYTQQALSKREQAEQESLLAAIQWPKPPDGKIAFAQSTDPTHSDFVIVKPSRFFKVGDQLEVLVRMKDFQGKPKQYGGDYLQARIHSPGLKAGAAGRIVDCRNGLYKVFFTLLWPGEVKVSVSLVHPSEAVQVLLRLREERPDRVYFKSSFKSGRYSETTECNVCLPGGLPVCNFTDLYTGEPWFCYKPRKLSCASRISHAKGGYLKGLLTQEESLFFQSDVNIKRPILSSGPDSVIVKPKAFADSSSMDRAEDPTASPSGYYYEDQWRSRTHWIHNFNKSDDITECLQGKVIHLFGDSTIRQWFEYLTAFVPDLVEFNLGSPKNVGPFMSVDLKHNILLQFRCHGPPIRFSTVFTSELRYIANELNNIVGGRNTVVAITIWSHFSTFPVEVYIRRLRNIRRAVVQLLERSPKTSIVIRTANVQELGPEVSLFNSDWYSFQLDSVMRKMFSGIAVHFVDAWEMSVAHYLPHNLHPNEIIVKNQIDAFLSYVCPLQT